In Haliscomenobacter hydrossis DSM 1100, the DNA window ATCCGTTCTTTCCCCCAGGGTTTGTACCTGTCCACGGCTTACTACCACCGGGGTGATGCTTATGTGGCTACCCAACAATACAGCCTGGCTTTGAAAGACTACGATTGGCTCATCTTGCAAGGAGCGGGCAAAAATTATGCCAAAGCCCTGGAAAAAGGGGCAGTCATTGCTTACAACAGCGAGCTGGATTTCAACAAGGCCTTCCGGTACTATTCCGATTTGGAAAAAGCCACCACAGATGAAAACCTCATCTTTGAAGCCCAATTGGGCGCCATGCGCAGTGCTTACAGGGCGGGCAATAAAGCAGCAGTAGCTTCATTGGCGCAAAAAGTGGCCAGCAACCCCCGGGCCAACGCCAGTCAAATTGCCACAGCCAATTTCTACATTGGCAAACAGGCATTTGACAACAATGATTTCACCAATGCCATTCCGGCTTTGCAAAAAGTAATCCAAACCAGCGACAACGAACAAACGGCGGAAGCACGCTACCTCATCGCGTTCATCAATTACAAACAACGCAATTTGGATCGGGCGCAGCAATTGTGTTTGGAAGCCAACCAAAAAAGCTCCGCTTATCCGTTTTGGGTAGCGAAGAGTGTACTGTTGTTGGCCGACGTTTTTGCGGATAAAGGCGACCTCTACAATGCCAAAGCGGTTTTGGAAGCCCTGCTCGAAAATTTTGATGATGACAAGGATGTGGTCAATACGGCCAAAACGCGCCTTGCTCAAATCAACAAACAAATTGAAGCGAGCTCTCCACTGAATAAAACTCCCGAAAGTAATGTGCTGGAGTTCCAAAAAAGTGGCGGCGGTCGATAGTGCCTTGGTTTCGCTGAACAACCTGCGCCTCGGCTTCGCTCGGCGACCGGTTGCTCAGCGAAGCCGAAGCACGGTTACCGAGCGAAGCCGAGGTACAACTTTTCAACTTTTCAACTTCTAAAACATGTATAAACAACATATCATCCTGGCGGCCCTTCTTGTATTTTGCGGCACAGCCAGTTGGGCACAAAAAACCCTGCCTACCGAATCGGTGGACGTCATCAAACAGTTCAACGCACGTTTGATTGATGCCGAGCGCTTTGTAGTGCCACCAATCCTTCCCGCGATTGATACCTCCAACCGCCGGCAGTACTACAACATTCTGGCCAAGCCTTTGAATGTGAATTACCCTGCACCCAAGATCAGACCTTTGGAATGGCGCAGTGATCCTACTACAGACATCTACAAAACTTATCTCCAGGCGGGGATGGGTTATCCACGGGCTTTTTATTTCGATGGCTCGCATGATTTTGTAACCAAAGATGATTTGAACATCGGGGTGGATTTTAACCACTATTCTGCCGACAACAGCAAAATTCTCGAAAACCAACGTTTTGGGAGTACTCAAATCAATGGCAATGCTGTGTTTAAAACCGACAAAGGCTTTTCGGTGGGTGGAAATGTGGGCTACAAAACCAATACCTTGTATTTCTATGGCTACAACGATCTCGACGACGACTTCCCTACGCAGCTTTCCTACGATGCCAAAGACGTCAAGCAGCGCTTCAATACCTTTTACGCCGACGCCAAGGTGTACAACAGCGAACCAACGGTTGCGGATTTCAACTACAGTGCCAGCGTGAATTTGTACGCCATGGCTGACAATTACGCGGCAAGGGAAACGGGTTTCGACCTTGGTCTGACTGGTACCAAGTGGTTTGACAAAAAACATCCGCTGAGTTTGACCTTACAAACAGACTTCACGGGTTACGAAGATACGACCAGCCAAAGCCTGAATAACTTTTTCCTCAAGCCCAATTTTGGCTTTCATTCTGACCGCTTCCGCTTTAAGGTAGGAGCCAACATCGCTTCACACACCGATGAGTTCTACATTTATCCCGATCTGGAAGCTTCGGTCAATGTGGTGGACAACCTGATTACCGCATTTGCCGGAATTGAAGGGGGCCTGCAAAAGAACAACTTCCGTAACCTGACCGATTACAACCCGTTTTTGTCTTCCCGGATTGACATTCGCAACTCGTTCTATACCAATTTCTACGGCGGGATCAAAGGAGAGTTTAAAGGTGTCAAATACCGTGGTCAGGTAGGTTTTAAAAATGTAGATAACCTTGCACTTTTTGTCACCAACGGCGACTCGATTCCACGTTTCAACGTGTTGTACGACACCGCGAACATCGTCACCATCAGTGGTGAAATATCTACCCAGTTATTCGACAACCTGGGTTTGATCGCTTCGGTGACCCAAAATGTATTTGACCTGCAAAGAGAAGAAAGGCCCTGGCACCTGCCTTCGCTGACCTTCAACGTAGGCGCAGTGATGAGTATGTTGGAGAAAAAACTGAAGCTTCGGGGTGATTTGTACCTGCAAAACGGGGTGCCGGTCAAAAGTGGCGGAACAGAATCACGCAATTTGAATCCTTTGGTGGATGTAAGCGCTGGTGCCGAATACCAACTAACGGACAACATCGGGGTCTTTGCCCGCGTCAACAATATGCTGAACAACAAGCGCCAACGCTGGCAACATTATCCGGTGCTGGGCTTGAATGGATTGGTGGGGCTGACCGCGAGATTCTAATCGGTTGAGGAGGTTGAGAAAGTTGAGGAGGTTGAGGCTACCGCAGCGGTTTAACAAACAAGAGGCTGTCTAAGTCGCTGCGGTAGCCTCAACCTTCTCAACTCCTCAACCTTCTCAACTCCTCAACCAATTTTTATTTCCCCGCCTTCACCAATCTTCCCGCAAATACCTTCCCCTCGGTGCTCAACTTAAACAGGTACACGCCCGGCGTCCAGGCATCAACTTGCAGGCTATGGTTGTACTGATTCACCCGTTTTTGAACCACCAGGCGACCCGCCGCGTCATATACACTCAAGATTCCTTCTTCATCCCCCAGTCCAGGAATCGATACCCAATCGTTGGCCGGGTTAGGCGTCAAACTCAGCGCTTGGGCAGACAGTGGTTCGCGTACCGGAGTGGCCTGTCCGCTGCGGAATGAAGTACTGTACAAGCTCAATCCACCCCGGGCGTTGCCCACCACCATATCCAAAAAACCATCCCCGTTGATGTCGGCCAAATCTGCTTTGGTGCGACCGCCCAGGCGCATACCGCCCAGGTTGGCATCACTCATGTGAAAAGTGCCACTAAGGTTATTGTCGATGTTGTCGTACAGCCTCAATTCCCCCTTTTCGGTGCCCAACAAGAGCTGCAAACTTTGATTTTGTTTAAAAAACAAAGGAGCACTGTACCCAATAAAATTGCCCTCCGCTGTGCCATCTACTTTGCCCAGGCGCTGGATGTTGGGCAAGGCATTGTCCTGAGGCGTAAATGCCGCTTTCTGGAGCGTGCCCGTATTTTGGAAGTAACTCACGTTGCCCCGGCGATTGCCCAGTACGATATCGGGTAATTTATCGCCATTGATGTCCAAGACTTGTGGAACCGCCCCTTGCCCGATATCGATGCCCATGTATTTCTCTTGCCAGGCACCAAACTGCATGGGTTTTCCAGCGCCGGCAATGTTCTCGGCGTAATACAATTGACCAAATTCCGCACCCACGACGATATCGAGGTCGCCATCTCCATCCATGTCGCCAAAAGTTGGGGCCAGGGCAAAGTTTTCGCGATTATACTGGTTCATGCCCAGCCAGTTGCGATCGATGATGCGGTAGCGGGGAGTTTGCCGGGAGCCTACATTTTGCAGCAGTGTCAGCCCAATTGAACGTTGTCCCTGCGGCAAAAATCGGGCACCATTGCCCACCACCAAATCCATCAGGCCATCGGCGTTGAAGTCCACAAAGCTGGGGTAAGCTCCAGTGCCCAGATCGATCATGTCTTTGACCAAAAAATCGTCTTGTTTGAATTTAAACTCCGGATTTTGTTTGCTGCCGTTGTTTTCGTATAGCCAGAGCACATCTACATCTTCTGATCCATTGTTTTCATTGGGCGCTACCAACACTTCTTTTTTGCCATCGGCGTTGATGTCGATCATAAATACCGCCGGAAAGATGGGCAGGTCGACCCCTTTGTCGTTCCCAGGGAACCGTGGATCCTGCTTGTTGAACCAGGCCTGGGCACAAGTGCCCCCATTGGTCAGCAAGTTGATGTTGTTAAAAGATACGTCGCCTACAAACAGGTCGAGGTCGCCATCATTGTCTACGTCGGTGGTCGCCAGGGTCGAACCCGCGTGCCGGAAGTCTACCGAGGGATTATTGACACCCGTTTGAAAACATTTTCCCGGTGCTGATGATAAATTCATATTGGCGCTGAGTCCATCTTCATACACCCCGCCCCAGCAGTTGCTTTGCAGTTTGAAAATCATGCTGTCACGGCCATAACCCTTTTCAACGGAAAGATTTTGGTACCATTCAATGTACCCACCCGATAAATTGAAGGTAATGACGTCCAAATCGGAATCACAATCGACATCATCAATGGCTGGAATGTCGATCCGGCTGATGTAGACCTGGGCTTTGCCCCCTGAATTCAAAGGAAAATAAGCCAAATTGAAGGGGCCTTTGAAAGGAAATCGTTTAAAGGCCAGCTTATTTCCTTGCCAATACCCGGTGTAAGCCGTCAGGCCATCAATCCCGGGAATGTCTGAATAGGCAATGATGTCGCTGATGCCATCGCCGTTGTAGTCGCGCAGCATACTCCACTCGGTCAAGGCCGGAAAATTGGCCACCAGCTCGGGCGCAAAAACATACTGATTGTTTTTGCGCACATAGGCCAGGTGCAAGTGCACCGTGCGGTCAAAAACGTACAAATCCAGGAGCCCGTCATTGTTGAGATCAGCTTCCGACAGTTGGGGACAGTTGAGCCCGCCACCCCAGGGATTGGAAAGTATACCGGTTTCGGCTTCTACTTCAATGGTCAGGGGGGTAAAAGTTTGGGCAAAAGCAGTTTGTAGCAACAGCAACGATACCCAAGTCAGGCAAAACTCGATCCTCTTCATCATAATCTGTGTTGTTTTGAACGGTATCCTTCCTGATAACGCAGGAAGATGCTTTAGCGTTTACAAAAGTGGTGCCAAAGAGGATAACGTGAGTAAAAAATTAAAAAAAAATTTAACGTGTGAGTACTAGGCGAAGCATTTAGTATTTGCCTGGTGGTCATCACCTCGCTGCACATTTCCAATCAGATTGAAACCTACATCCTTTCCGTCCCTTACTTACCATATCCTGCATTTTTTCCTACATCTCCATCCGCAGCAGCAATGAAAAAAAAGAAAAACGACTCGAAACCATCGCTGATTGGTTATTCATTACCGCTCTTCTTGGAATCTTGATCATTATTTTGCTCATTACACTCAATTTTTTAATTAAAATGCGAATCTAAAACCAACATCATGTCACCATTAGCCATAATCGGGATCATCGTCGCAGTGCTTTTATCCGGTCTGCGCATCGCTCAGGAATACCAGCGCGCCATTGTATTCAGACTGGGTCGCTTCCAGGTAATAAAGGGCCCCGGCTTGTATTGGCTCATTCCGCTTATTGAACGGCAACAAAAGGTAGACATCCGCACCAAAACCGTCGACCTGGAGCAACAAGAAACCATCACCAAAGATAGTGTGACGATTAAAGTAAACGCGGTGCTTTGGTTCAAAATCACCAACCCAGAAGATGCCATCATCAAAGTGGCCGATTACAACAAGGCCGTTTATCAGTTTTCAGTTACCGCACTACGTAACATCATCGGGCAGCACACGCTCGACGAAGTGTTGCGTGAAAGGGAACAAATCAACGGAACCCTGCAAAAAATTGTCGATGCGGCCACCGAGCCCTGGGGCATCAAAATTGAAATGGTGGAGATGAAGGATGTGGAAATTCCCGAAGGCATGCAAAGAGCCATGGCCCGTGAGGCCGAAGCCATTCGTGAAAAAAGAGCCCGTATTGTCAAAGCCGAAGCCGAATTGGAGGCTTCCATCAAATTGACCCAAGGTGCCCGAGAAATGGAGGGCAGTACGATCGCGCTGGAGTTGAGAAGGATGCAAATGCTGGCTGAAATTGGTATCGACAACAACACGACTACCATTGTCATGATTCCTTCAGACTTCATGCACGCGGCGAGAAGTGTGGCGGAAGTGGTGAAGAATAAAGAAAAGAATGCGTGACAAAATTCGTGTATCAGGGCACTGATCACAATCAACATCTTGTAACCTATTTTTTTAACGAGGGGATTTGAAAGTAAAGACTACCTTACGTCTAATCTTCTTTCCAGAGTGGAGTTATTTACTTTTTGGGGGTGACGAGGCTTATAATTTTTGACACATTTTTTTTATTTACTTGCACCATTAGTCTCTTTCATTTATTTTTGTAGGATAAGTTTATACTATGACCATTACCATCGAAGTTTTTGACTTACACGCTTTGAATCTATTGCGTGAATTGGAGCAGTTGAAAGTTATCCGCTTTGTTCCACAGATAGAAATTGATGCCGAGCAGCCTATGCTCAAACAGAAAGAGTTCAAAGCGATAAGTTTGGATACGCAGGGGTTTAAGTTTAATAGGGATGAAGCTAATGAACGATAAATCCTTCCTAGACACCAATATATTGGTTTATTGTTATACGGAAAATGAACCAGATAAGAAGGCAGTTGCTCTGGCTTTAGCTCAGCATTCAGAAACATGGATTAGCACTCAAGTTTTACAAGAGCTTTCGAATACGTTGAGAAAAAAGTTTAGACTTTCTTGGCCGGATATCAATGCAACGTTACATGAAGTGAGTCAGAATTTAGGAGTATATACCAATCAGTACGATACGATTACCAATGCAGTAAGGATTGCTGAGCGTTATGGATATTCATTCTATGACTGCCTGATCATCAGTAGTTGTTTGGCAATTGGATGTGACGTGCTTTATTCTGAAGACTTGCAAAACAGACAGGTAATTGACGGGATTTTGGAGATTAGGAACCCATTTTCGTAAGCGTTTGAAGCCTTATTGAAGTCAACCAATCGTTAACTTGACTTTCAACCTCGAACAACAACAATGCCTAGTTTCTTAGCTAGTTCATCACGCATTATTTGGAGCTTTCTATTTAATTGAATGAAGGGGGATTGAGCATCATAATCATTGTTTAATTCTTTGATTTTCGCGCTATTTTGCTTGATCAAGCGGTCAAGTTTTTTATATTTAAGTTGCCCTACGGCCAATTCGGCATCCAAGATATAATTGTCTTCTGGCTTGCGCTGGTTGAGGAATATTTCGTGTTTTTTCTCCCAGTTTTCGCTGAATTCATAAGGGCTGGTTAGCACAGTGGCGGCTAATTGGCGCACCTCGGGATCAGCGTGGTTGATGAAGTATTGTACCGAAATATCTTGCCCTTGGTTGATTCTTTGCAGGATCTCGATGACCACTTTTTTGTACAAAGCGCTGTCAAAATAATCAATGACATCTTCAATGTTGATCCACACGTACTGGGCTACGGTGGTGTTGTGTTTTTGATCAAACCACTGCCCGCCTGCGCTGATGAGGATGCGGGCGATGTCTTTTTCCTGAAACTCATCCCCAACACTAAGCTCCGTTTCGGGCATGACAGGGTTCGTCTGGTAACGCGGTTCCTCAGTTGGAAAAGAGCCATCCGCCTCGGGTGGAGTAATGCCTTCCAGCGCCTGGTGTTTTTCCAGGTCACGGCGCAAAAGCTTGTTGATCTCAAAAATCATCCGGCCCTCATCTACGCCCAACACTTGTCGGGTTACCTTGACGTATTCGTCACGGCGGAGTGGATTCTTGATCTTGGAAATGGTATTCGCGATTTGACCCAATACGCCCGCCCGGCGCGTAGGGTCATCGCCCGCCTCTTTGAGCAGAAGTTCGGTTTCAAACTGGACGATATCTTTGCCCTTTTCTTTGAGGTACAACAAAAACGCCTCAGAGCCTACTTTTTGGATGTATGAGTCGGGGTCTTCACCATCGGGCAACAGTACCAGACGTACGTTCATGTCTTCAGCCAGCGCCAGGTCCAATCCCCGCAGGGCCGCTTTGATGCCCGCCGCATCGCCGTCGTAAATGATTTTAATGTTGTTGGTAAAACGTTTGATCAAACGGATTTGATCGGGGGTCAGGGCCGTGCCCGAAGAAGCCACCACGTTTTCGATGCCCGCCTGATGCAGTGAAATGACATCGGTATACCCTTCCACCAACAAACATTCGTCAAACTGGCGGATGGCTTTTTTGGCAAAAAAGATGCCGTAAAGGACTTTACTTTTGTAATAAATCTCCGTTTCCGGCGAGTTGATGTATTTGGGCTGCTTGGGGTCTTTGGCCATGATCCGCCCGGCAAAAGCGATCACTTTACCGGTCAGGTTATGGATGGAAAACATGACCCGGTCGCGGAAAAAATCACGTTCATATTGGGTCACGAGCCCCAGTTTTTTCAGCAATTCCGCGTTGTAGCCGCGCAGTTTACCCGCGCGCAACAAGGCATCCATGTCGTTTTGGGCAAAACCCAGTCCAAATTTTTTGAGGGTCTCTTCCCGAAAACCCCGCTGTTTGAAATACGACAAGCCAATGCTGCGGCCTTTGTCGGTGTCAAACAATTGGGTTTGAAAAAATTCCTGCGCGAACTGGTTGACCAGGAACAAGCTGTCAATCGCTTGTTGCTCCTGGCGTTGTTGATCCGAGGATTCGGTTTCCTCCAGCTCGATACGGTACTTGCGGGCGAGGTACTTCACCGCTTCGGGGTACGAGAGTTGCTCGTGCTCCATCACGAAGGTGATCGGGTCCCCCGCCTTGCCACAACCAAAACACTTGAAGATATTCCGCGCCGGATTGACGTTGAAAGAAGGCGATTTTTCGTTGTGAAAAGGGCATAGGCCGCTGTAGTTGGCCCCACGTCGCTTGAGGTTCACAAAATCGCCGACTACTTCTTCTATTTTCGCCGCGTCGTTGACTTCCTGGATGGACTTTGGTAGAATCAAGCTGCGCTGGTTTTAAGGTGCATGATACGCCAATTTCAGATTTATTGGGGAATATTTCAAGAATCCTGATGAGAAATGATGTAATCAGCACCATATTTAAAACAAGCTAAAACGTACGGAGGCGCATAATTTTTAGGGTGTATCTTAGGTGTCTAAGGTCTGTCGATTACCCACAAATCCCCTAATTAGGTTTGTGGTTGATATTGAGCATTTTACTGCGGCCTCAGAACCCCCGACCCCTAAAGGGGAGCACATTTTAGGTAACTAAAAGGCCTTACTTTTTCTAAAAAAGGGGGAAATATTACGATTATCGAAAATATACTCCCCTTTAGGGGTTGGGGGTTCTGAAGCTAAAGCACAATCTCGCATTCAATGTGCGGATTTGTGGGTAATCGACAGGTCTAAGGTTTCTTAGGTGGTGAATGCGCACATCGTATTCTTTTACCACCTAAGAAACCTTAGACACTTTAGATATACCTTAGCTATACTTTGCGAAAATTTGTGGAATTTGTGGCTAAATTTTTGTTGGAAAACCCGCCGTAGGCGGTACTTAACTTTTAATGCTGACAATGTCCCTGATAAACCTTAACTCGCTACCCGTTGGTGACAGTACCCTCACCATCGACCTCCAGCCCCGCCATCTTTACGAAATCACTGGCCCCAATGGCTCCGGCAAATCCTACCTGGCCCGGGTGCTCTGTGGTAAGGTGTTCAACAAAAACAACATCACCCGCAGCCTGAGTCTGACCGAAATCTCCTATACCGATTTCACCGCTGATGGTTCGGTTTTTCAATATTCCAGTTCGTATTACCAGGAGCGCTACCAAAGCGGCGCACGGGTAGAATCCATCAAGGTCATTGATTTTTTGAAGTTACAACAGGCTGATCCCGATCGTGTTGATTTTGCGCAGCTGATTTTACCCCCCAGATTGCTGGAGCGAGAATTGATCGAACTCTCCAGTGGCGAAACCCGCAAGGTGCTGATTGCCAAAACCCTGCTCAAACCTGCCCAAGTGTACATTCTCGACAACCCTTTCACGGGTTTGGATGCCCAATCGGCTCGCGAGTTGTCCGATTTTTTGCGGCATTTTCACGCCCGGAGTGGTTGTTGTTTGGTGGTGCTGACCGTCAAACCCCATTTTGACGTGGCCGATGATGTGACAAATATTGCCTTAAAGCCTTATTTATCCCGAAGCGGTGCGGCTACCGGGATTTCCATGCCTGGGTTTGCTACTCCGGCAGCTCCATTTGAACGGGTATTTGACATTCGCGATGCCCAAATCCAGGCGGGAGGAAAGATACTTTTGAGCAACGTCAACTGGTGCATCCGCAAGGGCGAGAAATGGTTGCTGCAAGGCCCCAACGGTTCGGGCAAAACCACCCTGACCAGCTTGATGTACGCCGACAACCCCAATGCTTATGCCCAGGATCTGGCGGTTTTTGACAAAAAACGTGGTTCTGGAGAAAGCATCTGGCAAATCAAAGCCCGCATCGGATTTGTTTCCCCGGAAATTCAAAACTATTGGCCACAAAGTGCCAAAGTGATCGATGTAGTCCGCTCGGGGCTCAGTGGCACCCAGGTATTGGTGCGCCCCGTCAAAGCGGCTGAACATGAACACATCGAAGCTTTGCTTTCGGCACTAGGACTTGCCCCTTTTGCGCAGCTGAATTTGGGGCAATTGTCGGCAGGAGAAAAAAAACTGGTCATGATTGCCCGGGCACTGGCGCTGAATCCTCCGGTATTGATTCTCGATGAACCATTTCAGGGTTTGGATGAGGAAAAAACCGCTTTGGTTCAACGGCTTTTCACCCATTTGGCTGGACCTGAGCGCACCCTTTTGCAAATCGCCCATGAAGCATCGGAGATTTTGGATTGCATTGAAAAAAGAGCCGAGATAATACAGGGGCATTTATCTATTCATTAAACCTGAAGGACGTTACAAAAAAATTAATTTTGAAAGTGCTTAACCAGGTTATAAATTCGAACCATGTCTAAAAACACCAGCTTTTTCCAACTCGCCGTCATTGTCAGTGCCTTGGGATTTTTTGTAGACGTTTATGATTTATTGTTGTTTGCCATCATCCGCAAACCGAGCTTGACCGATTTGGGGCTAAGCCCCGAGCAGGTGCTGACCCAAGGCGAATACCTCATCAGTGTCCAAATGATTGGTTTACTGCTGGGCGGGATTTTATTTGGCATCATCGGCGATAAAAAAGGCCGATTGAGTGTACTTTTTGGCTCCATTTTACTATATTCCATTGCCAATATCCTCAATGGCATGGTGGTGAATGTCAATCAATACGCCATTTTGCGCTTCATTGCTGGTGTTGGTTTAGCGGGTGAATTGGGAGCGGGAGTCACCCTGGTCAGTGAATTATTACCCAAGGAAAAAAGAAGCGTGGCCACTGGCTTTATCGCTGGCTTTGGCATTTTTGGGGTGGTCTTTGCTTTTTTGTTGAGCCGGTATTTCGACTGGAGAACTTGTTATTACATTGGTGGCGGTTTAGGCATTTTATTGCTCCTGATGCGGGTGAGCGTACATGAAAGCGGGCTGTTTGCTCAAGTCAAACAAACCAGTGTTCAGCGGGGTAATTTTATGATGTTTTTCACCAACAAAAAACGATTCATCAAATACCTGCAATGTGTACTCATTGGATTACCCGTTTGGTACATCATTGGCGTATTGGTTACTTTTGCTGATCAGTTTGGACAAGCTTTCGGGATCGTTGGTATTGATCCGGCCCGAGCCATCGTATACCTCTACCTGGGTGTAGCGCTGGGCGATTTCTCGGTAGGCTGGCTCAGTGAGCGCCTTAAAAGCCGCAAAAAAACCTATTTTATTTTTGTAGGCATCACCCTGGTTTTTTGTACCCTTTATTTCCTGCAAAACGGGAATGAGCCCAGTATTTTTTACGCTTTGTGTGGGGGCATGGGCTTTGGTGCGGGCTTCAATGTGGTGTACATCACTATGGGCGTAGAACAATTTGGCACCAACCTGCGGGCTTCCGCAGCCATAAGCATCCCCAACATGGTTAGAGGCGCTTTGCCTTTGATCCTCTGGCTTTTCAAATCTTTGCGCAATACCTTTAACCATTACTTAATGGGTGCGGTAGTTACTGGCATCATCCTCTTTGTCATGGCTATTGTAGCGGCCTGGTTTATGGAGGAGACTTATGGAAAAGAGCTGGATTTTGTGGAGGAGTAAGTTCAAGAATTGACATGATTTGTCTTTTCTAAATTTTTTTCATCAAAATAAATTATATGTGTTTGTTTTTTAGAAAAGGTTTACTAGATTTGCGGATAAGTCTAGACACTGTGATACAATTGACTCCCTTTCATATTTACACGCTCCCTTTATTCAACACACGTTGTTCCGTACCGATGTAACACATGATATTTGTTGTAAAAACAAAATCACACTGTAATCCACTGTAATAAAACTTGGTATTGCGCTAGCTGTACTCAAAGCCATCAACTTTGGAACTTTGGATAGAGCCTGTTTCTTGTTCGCTATTGAAAACATAATGTTTTCTGTGGCTAGTAAATCTATTGCTATATGGCAAGTAAAGCTGGCGACAACCATTTAAACATGAGCACTTAGCTCTTGAAAAGAGCAGTATTCTTCAAGAGCCAAACCTGATATTCCTGTAAAAAACTTCTGGGTTTTCTACGGG includes these proteins:
- a CDS encoding MFS transporter, translating into MSKNTSFFQLAVIVSALGFFVDVYDLLLFAIIRKPSLTDLGLSPEQVLTQGEYLISVQMIGLLLGGILFGIIGDKKGRLSVLFGSILLYSIANILNGMVVNVNQYAILRFIAGVGLAGELGAGVTLVSELLPKEKRSVATGFIAGFGIFGVVFAFLLSRYFDWRTCYYIGGGLGILLLLMRVSVHESGLFAQVKQTSVQRGNFMMFFTNKKRFIKYLQCVLIGLPVWYIIGVLVTFADQFGQAFGIVGIDPARAIVYLYLGVALGDFSVGWLSERLKSRKKTYFIFVGITLVFCTLYFLQNGNEPSIFYALCGGMGFGAGFNVVYITMGVEQFGTNLRASAAISIPNMVRGALPLILWLFKSLRNTFNHYLMGAVVTGIILFVMAIVAAWFMEETYGKELDFVEE
- the dnaG gene encoding DNA primase gives rise to the protein MILPKSIQEVNDAAKIEEVVGDFVNLKRRGANYSGLCPFHNEKSPSFNVNPARNIFKCFGCGKAGDPITFVMEHEQLSYPEAVKYLARKYRIELEETESSDQQRQEQQAIDSLFLVNQFAQEFFQTQLFDTDKGRSIGLSYFKQRGFREETLKKFGLGFAQNDMDALLRAGKLRGYNAELLKKLGLVTQYERDFFRDRVMFSIHNLTGKVIAFAGRIMAKDPKQPKYINSPETEIYYKSKVLYGIFFAKKAIRQFDECLLVEGYTDVISLHQAGIENVVASSGTALTPDQIRLIKRFTNNIKIIYDGDAAGIKAALRGLDLALAEDMNVRLVLLPDGEDPDSYIQKVGSEAFLLYLKEKGKDIVQFETELLLKEAGDDPTRRAGVLGQIANTISKIKNPLRRDEYVKVTRQVLGVDEGRMIFEINKLLRRDLEKHQALEGITPPEADGSFPTEEPRYQTNPVMPETELSVGDEFQEKDIARILISAGGQWFDQKHNTTVAQYVWINIEDVIDYFDSALYKKVVIEILQRINQGQDISVQYFINHADPEVRQLAATVLTSPYEFSENWEKKHEIFLNQRKPEDNYILDAELAVGQLKYKKLDRLIKQNSAKIKELNNDYDAQSPFIQLNRKLQIMRDELAKKLGIVVVRG
- a CDS encoding T9SS type A sorting domain-containing protein — protein: MMKRIEFCLTWVSLLLLQTAFAQTFTPLTIEVEAETGILSNPWGGGLNCPQLSEADLNNDGLLDLYVFDRTVHLHLAYVRKNNQYVFAPELVANFPALTEWSMLRDYNGDGISDIIAYSDIPGIDGLTAYTGYWQGNKLAFKRFPFKGPFNLAYFPLNSGGKAQVYISRIDIPAIDDVDCDSDLDVITFNLSGGYIEWYQNLSVEKGYGRDSMIFKLQSNCWGGVYEDGLSANMNLSSAPGKCFQTGVNNPSVDFRHAGSTLATTDVDNDGDLDLFVGDVSFNNINLLTNGGTCAQAWFNKQDPRFPGNDKGVDLPIFPAVFMIDINADGKKEVLVAPNENNGSEDVDVLWLYENNGSKQNPEFKFKQDDFLVKDMIDLGTGAYPSFVDFNADGLMDLVVGNGARFLPQGQRSIGLTLLQNVGSRQTPRYRIIDRNWLGMNQYNRENFALAPTFGDMDGDGDLDIVVGAEFGQLYYAENIAGAGKPMQFGAWQEKYMGIDIGQGAVPQVLDINGDKLPDIVLGNRRGNVSYFQNTGTLQKAAFTPQDNALPNIQRLGKVDGTAEGNFIGYSAPLFFKQNQSLQLLLGTEKGELRLYDNIDNNLSGTFHMSDANLGGMRLGGRTKADLADINGDGFLDMVVGNARGGLSLYSTSFRSGQATPVREPLSAQALSLTPNPANDWVSIPGLGDEEGILSVYDAAGRLVVQKRVNQYNHSLQVDAWTPGVYLFKLSTEGKVFAGRLVKAGK
- a CDS encoding ATP-binding cassette domain-containing protein, with amino-acid sequence MSLINLNSLPVGDSTLTIDLQPRHLYEITGPNGSGKSYLARVLCGKVFNKNNITRSLSLTEISYTDFTADGSVFQYSSSYYQERYQSGARVESIKVIDFLKLQQADPDRVDFAQLILPPRLLERELIELSSGETRKVLIAKTLLKPAQVYILDNPFTGLDAQSARELSDFLRHFHARSGCCLVVLTVKPHFDVADDVTNIALKPYLSRSGAATGISMPGFATPAAPFERVFDIRDAQIQAGGKILLSNVNWCIRKGEKWLLQGPNGSGKTTLTSLMYADNPNAYAQDLAVFDKKRGSGESIWQIKARIGFVSPEIQNYWPQSAKVIDVVRSGLSGTQVLVRPVKAAEHEHIEALLSALGLAPFAQLNLGQLSAGEKKLVMIARALALNPPVLILDEPFQGLDEEKTALVQRLFTHLAGPERTLLQIAHEASEILDCIEKRAEIIQGHLSIH
- a CDS encoding slipin family protein, whose translation is MSPLAIIGIIVAVLLSGLRIAQEYQRAIVFRLGRFQVIKGPGLYWLIPLIERQQKVDIRTKTVDLEQQETITKDSVTIKVNAVLWFKITNPEDAIIKVADYNKAVYQFSVTALRNIIGQHTLDEVLREREQINGTLQKIVDAATEPWGIKIEMVEMKDVEIPEGMQRAMAREAEAIREKRARIVKAEAELEASIKLTQGAREMEGSTIALELRRMQMLAEIGIDNNTTTIVMIPSDFMHAARSVAEVVKNKEKNA
- a CDS encoding PIN domain-containing protein, which translates into the protein MNDKSFLDTNILVYCYTENEPDKKAVALALAQHSETWISTQVLQELSNTLRKKFRLSWPDINATLHEVSQNLGVYTNQYDTITNAVRIAERYGYSFYDCLIISSCLAIGCDVLYSEDLQNRQVIDGILEIRNPFS